The following proteins come from a genomic window of Pseudomonas sp. J452:
- a CDS encoding diguanylate cyclase, whose translation METDSAVYKTLLESTKAIPWKIDWKSMTFAYIGPQIEPLLGWTQQSWISANDWAERIHEEDRERVVNFCIAQSQCGIDHEADYRALTKDGDYVWIRDVVHVMRDANGETEALVGFMFDISERKKTEEQLLALQRQLEEYSYKDGLTGINNRRMFDSILDIEWGNAQRTRRPLSLILLDIDFFKQFNDHYGHIRGDDCLKRIGQALQGAAVRPRDCVARYGGEEFVLVLPETDGESAQKIAERCRKLVRKEQISHEQSNVAQLVTVSLGVGTIIPEAHDTPLAFIEAVDRLLYQAKQQGRDRLQYGHCGGGEADACQA comes from the coding sequence GTGGAAACCGACAGCGCCGTCTACAAGACCCTGCTCGAGTCGACCAAGGCAATTCCCTGGAAGATCGACTGGAAGAGCATGACCTTCGCCTACATCGGCCCGCAGATCGAACCGCTGCTGGGCTGGACGCAGCAGAGCTGGATCAGCGCGAACGACTGGGCCGAGCGCATCCACGAGGAAGACCGCGAGCGCGTGGTGAACTTCTGCATCGCCCAGTCCCAGTGCGGCATCGACCATGAGGCCGACTACCGGGCGCTGACCAAGGACGGCGACTATGTGTGGATCCGCGATGTGGTGCACGTGATGCGTGACGCCAACGGCGAGACCGAGGCACTGGTCGGCTTCATGTTCGACATCAGCGAGCGCAAGAAGACCGAGGAACAGCTGCTGGCCCTGCAACGGCAGCTGGAGGAGTACTCCTACAAGGACGGCCTGACCGGTATCAACAACCGACGCATGTTCGACTCGATCCTCGACATCGAATGGGGCAACGCCCAGCGTACCCGCCGGCCGCTGTCGCTGATCCTGCTGGATATCGACTTCTTCAAGCAGTTCAACGACCACTACGGGCATATCCGCGGCGACGACTGCCTCAAGCGCATCGGCCAGGCGCTGCAGGGCGCGGCGGTGCGCCCGCGTGATTGCGTGGCGCGCTACGGTGGCGAGGAGTTCGTGCTGGTGCTGCCGGAGACCGACGGCGAGTCGGCGCAGAAGATCGCCGAGCGCTGCCGCAAGCTGGTGCGCAAGGAGCAGATCAGCCACGAACAGTCCAACGTGGCACAGCTGGTGACCGTCAGCCTGGGCGTCGGCACCATCATCCCAGAGGCGCATGACACGCCGCTGGCCTTTATCGAGGCGGTGGATCGTCTGCTCTACCAGGCCAAGCAGCAGGGCCGCGACCGCCTGCAATATGGCCACTGTGGTGGTGGCGAAGCGGACGCCTGCCAGGCCTGA